One part of the Prionailurus bengalensis isolate Pbe53 chromosome B2, Fcat_Pben_1.1_paternal_pri, whole genome shotgun sequence genome encodes these proteins:
- the LOC122490246 gene encoding translation initiation factor IF-2-like yields MVALQSVDQNLCPEVLPEGKPGEPPRQEARIQRFKQDRRGEISWAGAGVLCSAAHGVRSAVPLPRSGLEETAPGSVRPQSSRRAGTGAQTHAPLRGSVSAPNLDHGTGARASSTFQKDNDHKPLKFAAPPLGAARGHHREERVPERPRGGLRPSGPREVSSGRAKPPPRGASPREAGSRRLPPSVATPLPAGWCGGGEAGALPEGRPGGPGWCPRRPGLTSLRLLPRFRDGVPRRRRRRREDAGLGAAGAPPRQAREGARTPSAGVASPLAPAVRGCGSRGGPGACPHGHSDPRSVWSFSGRDLKSHPRICLNWKSPACSVCCFHFSPSVVKLHVLSALQV; encoded by the exons ATGGTAGCATTACAATCTGTAGACCAAAATCTGTGTCCAGAGGTCTTGCCAGAAGGTAAACCAGGAGAGCCTCCCAGGCAAGAGGCCAGAATCCAGAGATTCAAACAAGACAGGAGAGGAGAAATAAGTTGGGCAGGAGCTGGG GTGCTGTGTAGCGCAGCCCACGGCGTGAGAAGCGCCGTACCTCTCCCCCGCTCCGGGCTGGAGGAAACCGCGCCGGGGAGCGTCCGGCCCCAAAGCTCCCGGCGTGCGGGAACCGGGGCGCAAACACACGCGCCGTTGCGGGGCTCGGTCTCAGCCCCTAACCTTGACCAC GGGACAGGGGCGCGAGCATCTTCAACCTTCCAGAAGGACAACGACCACAAGCCCCTCAAATTCGCGGCGCCGCCCCTCGGGGCCGCGCGAGGCCACCACCGAGAGGAACGTGTCCCAGAGAGGCCGAGAGGGGGGCTGCGACCCTCGGGGCCGCGCGAGGTTTCCTCCGGCCGCGCGAAGCCACCACCGAGAGGAGCGTCTCCCAGAGAGGCCGGAAGCCGGCGGCTTCCGCCCTCGGTGGCTACGCCGCTTCCGGCCGGATGGTGTGGTGGCGGTGAGGCCGGTGCGCTCCCCGAGGGCCGGCCCGGCGGCCCCGGCTGGTGTCCGCGGCGCCCGGGTCTCACGTCTCTCCGGCTGCTGCCGAGGTTTAGGGACGGAGTTCCGAGACGAAGGCGGCGGCGCCGGGAAGACGCCGGTTTGGGAGCAGCAGGTGCGCCGCCCCGGCAGGCCCGGGAGGGAGCGAGGACGCCCTCTGCCGGTGTCGCCTCCCCTCTGGCGCCGGCTGTGCGAGGCTGCGGCTCCCGGGGCGGCCCTGGAGCGTGTCCTCACGGGCACTCAGACCCGCGCTCGGTGTGGTCGTTTTCTGGTCGTGACCTGAAGTCTCACCCGCGCATTTGCTTGAACTGGAAGAGCCCAGCGTGCTCGGtttgctgttttcatttcagtCCGTCTGTCGTCAAGCTTCACGTTCTCTCCGCATTACAGGTTTGA
- the LOC122489098 gene encoding zinc finger protein 165-like produces the protein MTTESKKTTAQNLQENAGLLIVKIEEEDFVWRQDPCFQGSDALRQELCRQLFRQFCYQDSPGPREALSRLRELCHQWLRPETHSKEQILELLVLEQFLTILPAELQAWVREHHPESGEEAVTVLEDLERGADDSVVQVPVLAHGQEIFRGKVVPPGPALGAQFQPVDPKSLHDSSASLVLDYDNESENNGSMPKLDIYEKMESQRILSGRISEFVSEGSAEPQDICKSTDRLKRQWEKESGGSQRPSSAQDGSFSKILTHKNTLTGEISHDGCDRSLNLNSSEFTHQKSHKHSTYDQSFKWNSDFIKHQRIYAGEKIHQYGKSLKSPNLIKHAAIFSGEKTHQCNECGKAFRHSSKLIRHQRIHTGERPYECNECGKGFGGSSDLIRHQRIHTGERPFECKECGRAFSLNSHLILHQRIHTREKPYECSECGKTFRVSSHLIRHLRIHTGEKPYECSECGRAFSQSSHLRQHQRIHKRENLIM, from the exons ATGACGACAGAATCAAAGAAAACTACAGCTCAGAACCTTCAGGAGAATGCAGGACTTCTGATAGTGAAGATAGAAGAGGAAGACTTCGTCTGGAGGCAGGACCCTTGCTTCCAGGGAAGTGATGCCCTCAGGCAGGAGCTCTGCCGACAGCTTTTCAGGCAGTTCTGCTACCAGGATTCCCCTGGACCCCGTGAGGCCCTGAGCCGGCTCCGGGAGCTCTGCCATCAGTGGCTGCGGCCCGAGACGCACAGCAAGGAGCAGATCCTGGAGCTGCTGGTGCTGGAGCAGTTCCTGACCATCCTGCCCGCCGAGCTCCAGGCCTGGGTGCGGGAGCACCACccggagagtggggaggaggcagtgaCAGTACTGGAAGATCTGGAGAGAGGCGCTGATGACTCAGTAGTCCAG gtTCCAGTCCTTGCACATGGGCAAGAAATATTCAGGGGAAAGGTGGTGCCTCCTGGACCGGCACTCGGTGCCCAGTTTCAGCCAGTGGACCCCAAGTCCCTTCATGATTCTTCAGCATCCCTTGTGCTGGACTATG ATAATGAGAGTGAAAACAATGGATCCatgccaaagttggacatttatgaaaaaatggaatcacagagAATTCTATCAGGAAGAATTTCAGAATTTGTGTCAGAAGGATCTGCTGAGCCTCAAGACATCTGCAAGTCTACAGACAGGTTAAAaaggcaatgggaaaaagaatcaGGGGGGTCTCAGAGACCATCATCTGCTCAGGATGGAAGTTTTAGTAAAATCCTTACCCACAAAAATACACTTACAGGTGAAATAAGCCATGATGGATGTGACAGAAGCTTAAACCTGAATTCAAGTGAATTTACACACCAGAAATCTCATAAACATAGTACCTATGACCAAAGTTTCAAATGGAATTCAGATTTTATTAAGCATCAAAGAATTTATGCTGGAGAAAAAATTCACCAATATGGAAAATCTCTCAAGAGCCCAAACCTTATTAAACATGCAGCAATTTTTAGTGGGGAGAAAACCCACcagtgtaatgaatgtgggaaagctttcagACACAGCTCAAAGCTTATTAGGCAtcagagaatccacactggagaGAGGCCCTATGAATGTAATGAGTGTGGGAAAGGCTTTGGGGGCAGCTCAGATCTTATTAGGCaccagagaattcacactggGGAAAGACCCTTCGAATGCAAAGAATGTGGACGAGCATTCAGCCTGAACTCACATCTCATCCtgcatcagagaattcacaccagagagaaaccctatgaatgtagtGAATGTGGGAAAACCTTCAGAGTGAGCTCACACCTCATTCGACACCTGAgaatccacactggagagaaaccgtATGAATGCAGTGAGTGTGGGAGAGCCTTCAGTCAGAGTTCACACCTTCGTCAACACCAAAGAATTCATAAGAGGGAAAACCTGATAATGTAA